The following are from one region of the Actinoplanes sp. L3-i22 genome:
- the lexA gene encoding transcriptional repressor LexA translates to MLPEEEFDTSVLPERLRRILTVIRDAAVKYGYAPATREIADALGMSTSSVSRHIRTLEEHGFLRRGRSVGRPVDIRMFLRPADESRPPADTVGVPLVGTIAAGSPILAAESAEELLNLPRELVGRGTLFSLRVRGDSMVDAAICDGDIVVIRQQAEAWNGDIVAAMIDEEATVKVFQRRGGHVFLDPRNPAYQPIPGDDAVILGKVVSVLRRV, encoded by the coding sequence GTGCTGCCCGAGGAAGAGTTCGACACGTCCGTCCTGCCCGAACGCCTGCGCCGGATCCTCACCGTGATCCGCGACGCGGCGGTGAAGTACGGATACGCGCCCGCCACCCGGGAGATCGCCGACGCGCTCGGCATGTCCACGTCCTCGGTCAGCCGCCACATACGCACCCTGGAGGAGCACGGCTTCCTGCGCCGCGGGCGGAGCGTCGGCCGCCCGGTCGACATCCGGATGTTCCTGCGGCCGGCCGACGAGTCCCGGCCGCCGGCCGACACGGTCGGGGTGCCGCTGGTCGGCACGATCGCGGCCGGCTCCCCGATCCTGGCCGCCGAGTCGGCCGAGGAGCTGCTGAACCTGCCCCGCGAGCTGGTCGGCCGGGGCACCCTGTTCAGCCTGCGGGTCCGGGGCGACTCGATGGTCGACGCCGCGATCTGCGACGGCGACATCGTGGTGATCCGCCAGCAGGCCGAGGCGTGGAACGGGGACATCGTGGCCGCGATGATCGACGAGGAGGCCACCGTGAAGGTGTTCCAGCGCCGCGGCGGGCACGTCTTCCTCGACCCCCGCAACCCGGCCTACCAGCCGATCCCGGGCGACGACGCGGTCATCCTGGGCAAGGTCGTCTCGGTCCTGCGGCGGGTCTGA
- a CDS encoding oxidoreductase, which translates to MNHDALTLADDLVLTRMGYGAMQLAGPGAFGPVRDRAEAVRVLRTAVELGITHIDTSDFYGPVETNEIIREALHPYRNDLRIVTKIGFRRGPDGSWDPSPDNLREQVLDNLKHLGLDTLDAVNLRVAGPESLADRFGELVEMRREGLVRHLGLSNVTPEQVAEARAIAPIVFVQNLYNIVLRTDDALIDELAADGIGFVPFFPLGGFSPVQSGVLTEVAASVGASVQQTALAWLLRRSFNILLIPGTSSVAHLRENVAAADVELPDDALARLNALVD; encoded by the coding sequence ATGAACCACGACGCACTCACTCTCGCCGACGACCTGGTCCTGACCCGGATGGGCTACGGCGCCATGCAGCTCGCCGGCCCCGGCGCGTTCGGCCCGGTGCGGGACCGGGCCGAGGCGGTCCGGGTCCTGCGGACCGCCGTCGAGCTGGGCATCACGCACATCGACACCAGCGACTTCTACGGTCCGGTGGAGACCAACGAGATCATCCGGGAGGCGCTGCACCCGTACCGTAATGATCTTCGGATTGTCACCAAGATCGGCTTCCGCCGGGGACCGGACGGCAGCTGGGACCCGTCGCCGGACAACCTGCGCGAGCAGGTGCTGGACAACCTCAAGCACCTCGGGCTGGACACGCTCGACGCGGTCAACCTGCGCGTCGCGGGGCCGGAGTCGCTCGCCGATCGGTTCGGTGAGCTGGTCGAGATGCGGCGCGAAGGCCTCGTACGCCATCTGGGTCTGTCGAATGTGACGCCGGAGCAGGTCGCCGAGGCGCGGGCGATCGCGCCGATCGTCTTCGTGCAGAACCTCTACAACATCGTGCTGCGGACCGACGACGCCCTGATCGACGAGCTGGCCGCGGACGGGATCGGGTTCGTGCCGTTCTTCCCGCTCGGCGGCTTCAGCCCGGTGCAGTCCGGGGTCCTGACGGAGGTGGCCGCCTCGGTCGGCGCGTCGGTGCAGCAGACCGCGCTGGCCTGGCTCCTGCGACGATCTTTCAACATCCTGCTCATTCCCGGTACGTCGTCGGTGGCGCACCTGCGCGAGAACGTCGCCGCCGCGGATGTCGAGCTGCCCGACGACGCCCTCGCCCGTCTGAACGCCCTGGTCGACTGA
- a CDS encoding helix-turn-helix transcriptional regulator, whose translation MDQLGATLRSWRDRLDPAAAGLAHHSPRRVPGLRREELAVLAGISAEYVVRLEQGRAPTPSAQVCSALARALRLSDDEQAHLMRLAGHAAGPARVPRIIPSSLYRIIERLDGHPLAVYDAAWQLLHWNPLLAATFGDPTVRGADGRNVLILHFEGAMDRIRQSPAERAAFEESLVGDLRATTSRYPDDPAVTALVARLHRGARFRELWTRRSVAPHRSASKIVEHPAVGDIALDCDVLTTQGSDLHLVVYTPRPGTDARGKLDLLAAIGTQEMSAR comes from the coding sequence ATGGATCAACTCGGTGCGACGCTGCGCTCCTGGCGCGACCGCCTCGACCCGGCCGCCGCCGGGCTCGCGCACCACTCGCCGCGCCGCGTCCCCGGCCTGCGCCGCGAGGAGCTCGCGGTGCTGGCCGGCATCTCCGCCGAGTACGTGGTCCGCCTCGAGCAGGGCCGCGCCCCGACCCCGTCGGCGCAGGTCTGCTCGGCGCTGGCCCGCGCGCTGCGCCTCTCCGACGACGAGCAGGCCCACCTGATGCGCCTGGCCGGGCACGCCGCCGGCCCGGCCCGGGTCCCCCGGATCATCCCGAGCAGCCTGTACCGGATCATCGAGCGGCTCGACGGCCACCCGCTCGCGGTCTACGACGCGGCCTGGCAGCTGTTGCACTGGAACCCGCTGCTCGCGGCCACCTTCGGCGACCCGACCGTGCGCGGTGCGGACGGCCGCAACGTGCTGATCCTGCACTTCGAGGGCGCCATGGACCGGATCCGGCAGAGCCCCGCCGAGCGGGCCGCGTTCGAGGAGTCCCTGGTCGGCGACCTGCGCGCGACGACCAGCCGCTACCCGGACGACCCGGCCGTGACGGCCCTGGTCGCCCGGCTGCACCGCGGCGCCCGCTTCCGCGAGCTGTGGACCCGGCGGTCGGTCGCCCCGCACCGGAGCGCCAGCAAGATCGTCGAGCATCCGGCGGTCGGCGACATCGCCCTGGACTGCGACGTGCTCACCACCCAGGGCTCCGACCTGCACCTGGTGGTCTACACACCACGGCCGGGCACCGACGCCCGCGGCAAACTCGACCTGCTGGCCGCCATCGGCACCCAGGAGATGTCCGCCCGCTAA
- a CDS encoding SRPBCC domain-containing protein: MTTEATSIEVDQYLPHPPAKVWRALTDPDRLARWLMPNDFTPVLGHRFTFRTTPRPGFDGIVHCRVLALEPERLLRWAWQGGTLDSTVTWTLTAEGRGTRLFLRHDGFDPGDPFQRQALRIMGGGWRSHVMRALEAELAG; this comes from the coding sequence ATGACGACTGAGGCCACCAGCATCGAGGTCGACCAGTACCTGCCGCATCCGCCGGCGAAGGTGTGGCGGGCGCTGACCGACCCCGACCGGCTGGCGCGGTGGCTGATGCCCAACGACTTCACCCCGGTCCTCGGCCACCGCTTCACCTTCCGGACCACCCCGCGGCCGGGCTTCGACGGGATCGTGCACTGCCGGGTGCTCGCGTTGGAGCCGGAGCGGCTGCTGCGGTGGGCCTGGCAGGGCGGCACCCTGGACAGCACGGTCACCTGGACGCTCACGGCCGAGGGCCGAGGCACCCGGCTGTTCCTGCGCCACGACGGGTTCGATCCGGGCGATCCGTTCCAGCGGCAGGCCCTGCGGATCATGGGCGGCGGCTGGCGGTCGCACGTCATGCGCGCGCTGGAAGCGGAACTCGCCGGTTAG
- a CDS encoding helix-turn-helix transcriptional regulator has translation MPEVDVFTAIANPARREVLRLLRDEGPHPVAALAERFDMRRPSLSEHLRLLKDAGLVTERRAGRQRVYSLRAEPLNDLADWLAPYERFWRDRLHGLADFLETDDDD, from the coding sequence GTGCCTGAGGTGGACGTCTTCACCGCGATCGCCAACCCGGCGCGGCGCGAGGTGCTGCGGCTGCTCCGGGACGAGGGGCCGCACCCGGTGGCGGCCCTGGCGGAACGGTTCGACATGCGCCGGCCGAGCCTCTCGGAGCACCTGCGGCTGCTCAAGGACGCCGGACTGGTCACCGAGCGCCGGGCCGGCCGCCAGCGGGTGTACTCGCTGCGTGCCGAACCGCTGAACGACCTGGCCGACTGGCTGGCGCCCTACGAGCGCTTCTGGCGGGACCGGCTGCACGGCCTGGCCGACTTCCTGGAAACCGACGATGACGACTGA
- a CDS encoding VOC family protein: MAITHIDVLSLPVRDQERARDFYVGTLGFELVRQNEMGPAQQWVQVAPKGGQTSITLVTWFDTMPPGSLQGLVLHTDDLDAEVADLTGKGVAVPDGVQDAPWGRFAVFADPDGNRLVLRGRPARA, encoded by the coding sequence ATGGCGATTACTCACATCGACGTGCTGTCCCTGCCGGTCCGTGATCAGGAGCGGGCCCGCGACTTCTACGTCGGCACCCTCGGCTTCGAGCTCGTCCGGCAGAACGAGATGGGTCCGGCGCAGCAGTGGGTCCAGGTCGCGCCGAAGGGCGGCCAGACCTCGATCACGCTGGTGACCTGGTTCGACACCATGCCGCCCGGATCACTGCAGGGGCTGGTCCTGCACACCGACGACCTGGACGCCGAGGTCGCCGACCTCACCGGCAAGGGGGTGGCGGTGCCCGACGGCGTCCAGGACGCCCCGTGGGGCCGGTTCGCGGTCTTCGCCGACCCGGACGGCAACCGGCTCGTCCTGCGCGGCCGGCCCGCCCGTGCCTGA
- a CDS encoding VOC family protein produces the protein MTSRIGDIVVDCADPELMAAFWSAALGYRIFARDRTGVAIRGATTSPDILFIRIPEGKTGKNRLHFDVCPTDREQDEELARLLDLGATRSAIVGSGSWIVLEDPEGNEFCLMSKRIPAEPAPFHDA, from the coding sequence ATGACCAGCCGGATCGGGGACATCGTCGTCGACTGCGCGGACCCGGAGTTGATGGCCGCCTTCTGGAGCGCGGCCCTCGGCTACCGGATCTTCGCCCGGGACCGGACCGGCGTCGCCATTCGCGGCGCGACGACCAGCCCCGACATCCTGTTCATCCGGATCCCGGAAGGCAAGACGGGGAAGAACCGGCTGCACTTCGACGTGTGTCCCACTGACCGTGAGCAGGACGAGGAGCTCGCCCGGCTGCTCGATCTCGGCGCGACCCGGTCGGCCATCGTCGGCAGTGGCTCGTGGATCGTCCTGGAGGATCCCGAGGGCAACGAGTTCTGCCTGATGTCCAAACGCATCCCGGCGGAGCCGGCCCCGTTCCACGACGCTTGA
- a CDS encoding MFS transporter — MPPPGTEPSPGAWAPLRRPVFRTIWLAAFVANVGTWMQTVAGQWLLIEHHSTSLLISLVQSASSVPVLLLVIPAGVVADFLDRRRLLLVVQGVQTVLAGLLALLTAAGQTTPGVLLLFTFLLGCGAAAQLPAYQAMVSDLLPRAELGQGAALSSLGVNLARAVGPAIAGLLLAHLGVAWLFALNAVSFALFGIALLAAPAAGRTAASAVRAVSWASLEAGARYVRHAPAVRRILLRLVLFAVPANVLWALLAPLAEGRLGLGATGYGILLGAAGAGAVGGAILLPALRGRLSASRQLTLAGLVYGAGLLALAVTRDPAVAVAVLVPVGVAWIAVIAGLNATTQAFLPDWVRARALAVYQMVLFGVFAGSAAAWGAVATWAGIGRTFAVAGVLLLVTAVAGTRLPLRRTDLGDRTAIPDGVLPEATLAGRPDDPMEIVVRYQVPDERRDAFLDALHDLRTSRLRTGATHWALLSDATEPGLLIEQYRVASRADYLDQGEHRQTPFDHQVRERAEALADAVSTQRLLVLALPAPGSGLTGAAGRGRSSDRGRPSPA; from the coding sequence ATGCCGCCACCCGGCACTGAGCCGTCGCCCGGGGCGTGGGCGCCGCTGCGCCGGCCGGTGTTCCGGACCATCTGGCTCGCCGCGTTCGTCGCCAACGTCGGCACCTGGATGCAGACCGTCGCCGGGCAGTGGCTGCTGATCGAGCACCACAGCACCAGCCTGCTGATCTCGCTCGTGCAGAGCGCGTCCAGCGTTCCGGTCCTGCTGCTGGTGATCCCGGCCGGGGTGGTCGCCGACTTCCTCGACCGGCGGCGGCTGCTGCTGGTCGTGCAAGGGGTGCAGACCGTCCTGGCCGGACTGCTCGCGCTGCTGACCGCGGCCGGGCAGACCACCCCCGGGGTGCTGCTGTTGTTCACCTTCCTGCTGGGCTGCGGGGCGGCCGCGCAACTACCCGCGTACCAGGCAATGGTCTCTGATCTGTTGCCCCGCGCCGAGCTGGGGCAGGGCGCCGCGCTCAGCTCGCTGGGGGTCAACCTGGCCCGGGCGGTCGGCCCGGCGATCGCCGGCCTGCTGCTCGCCCACCTCGGGGTGGCCTGGCTCTTCGCGCTGAACGCGGTCTCCTTCGCGCTGTTCGGGATCGCCCTGCTGGCCGCGCCCGCCGCCGGGCGGACGGCCGCGTCCGCGGTCCGGGCGGTGTCCTGGGCGAGTCTGGAGGCCGGCGCCCGCTACGTCCGGCACGCCCCCGCGGTCCGCCGGATCCTGCTGCGCCTGGTGCTGTTCGCGGTGCCCGCCAACGTGCTGTGGGCGCTGCTCGCACCGCTGGCCGAGGGCCGCCTCGGGCTCGGCGCCACCGGGTACGGGATCCTGCTCGGCGCGGCCGGGGCCGGCGCGGTCGGCGGCGCGATCCTGCTGCCGGCGCTGCGTGGCCGGCTCTCCGCGTCGCGTCAGCTGACGCTCGCCGGGCTGGTCTACGGCGCGGGCCTGCTCGCCCTGGCGGTCACCCGCGACCCGGCCGTGGCGGTGGCGGTACTGGTACCGGTCGGCGTGGCGTGGATCGCCGTGATCGCCGGCCTGAACGCCACCACCCAGGCGTTCCTGCCCGACTGGGTACGGGCCCGGGCGCTGGCGGTCTACCAGATGGTCCTGTTCGGTGTCTTCGCCGGCAGCGCGGCCGCCTGGGGTGCCGTGGCCACCTGGGCCGGGATCGGCCGGACCTTCGCCGTCGCCGGCGTGCTGCTGCTGGTGACGGCGGTGGCCGGCACGCGGCTGCCGCTGCGCCGCACCGACCTCGGGGACCGCACCGCGATCCCGGACGGCGTGCTGCCCGAGGCCACCCTCGCCGGCCGGCCCGACGACCCGATGGAGATCGTCGTCCGCTATCAGGTTCCGGACGAGCGCCGCGACGCCTTCCTCGACGCGCTGCACGACCTGCGGACCAGCCGTCTGCGCACCGGCGCGACGCACTGGGCGCTGCTCAGCGACGCGACCGAGCCCGGCCTGCTGATCGAGCAGTACCGGGTGGCGTCCCGGGCGGACTACCTGGACCAGGGTGAGCACCGGCAGACCCCGTTCGACCACCAGGTCCGCGAGCGGGCCGAAGCCCTCGCCGACGCCGTCTCGACGCAGCGCCTGCTGGTTCTCGCCCTCCCCGCACCCGGCTCAGGTCTCACAGGGGCGGCGGGCCGGGGACGTTCTTCGGATCGTGGCCGACCATCTCCAGCTTGA
- a CDS encoding thiamine pyrophosphate-dependent enzyme has protein sequence MGNTLADDLVGLLVQAGVTRIYGLVGDSLNAFSDAVRRSGGAAHGGIDWIHVHNEEAAAFAASAEAQLTGRLAVCAGSCGPGNTHLIQGVLDAHRSGAPVLALASHIAARQIGSGFFQETRPEDLFRQASHYCELVSTPAQLSRSTRLAIQNAVGKAGASVLVLPGDLLAAESTGDPLPSATVTARPATLPTSDGIRELAERLNAADRVAIFAGIGCADAREEVLALAGRLNAPVGHTLRGKDVLQHDNPYDVGMTGLLGYGACYQALHEADLVLLLGTDFPYDDFLPQRNTVQIDIDPARLGRRTPLVQGVAADVGEAARAVLPLLRERTDRSFLDAMLRKTERDLRTSVDAYRTARHQQTPIHPEYLAGLVDELADPDAVFTVDTGMCCTWAARYLTPNGRRRILGSFVHGSMANALPMAIGAQIAAPGRQVVTFSGDGGLAMLLGELLTVKTHRLPVKIVVFNNSSLGMVRLEMLVAGDPPFETDHDPVDYAAIAAPMGFHTRRVTDPGDLRAAITEMLAHDGPALLDVVTTKDALEVPSHVTFAEARGFALALGRTVLSGGVGDVLRLAETNVRNIPRP, from the coding sequence ATGGGAAACACACTCGCCGACGATCTCGTCGGTTTGCTGGTCCAGGCCGGCGTCACCCGGATCTACGGGCTGGTCGGGGACAGCCTCAACGCGTTCAGCGACGCCGTCCGGCGCAGCGGCGGCGCGGCGCACGGCGGCATCGACTGGATCCACGTGCACAACGAAGAGGCCGCCGCGTTCGCCGCGTCCGCCGAGGCGCAGCTCACCGGGCGGCTCGCGGTCTGCGCGGGCAGCTGCGGGCCGGGCAACACGCACCTGATCCAGGGGGTGCTGGATGCGCACCGCTCCGGGGCGCCGGTGCTGGCCCTGGCCTCGCACATCGCCGCCCGGCAGATCGGCTCCGGCTTCTTCCAGGAGACCCGGCCGGAGGACCTGTTCCGGCAGGCCAGCCACTACTGCGAGCTGGTGTCGACGCCGGCGCAGCTGAGCCGGTCGACCCGGCTGGCGATCCAGAACGCGGTGGGCAAGGCCGGCGCGTCCGTGCTGGTGCTGCCCGGCGACCTGCTGGCCGCGGAGAGCACCGGGGATCCGTTGCCCAGCGCCACGGTCACCGCCCGGCCGGCGACGCTGCCGACCAGCGACGGCATCCGGGAGCTGGCCGAGCGGTTGAACGCCGCGGACCGGGTGGCGATCTTCGCCGGCATCGGCTGTGCCGACGCTCGCGAGGAGGTGCTCGCGCTGGCCGGGCGGCTGAACGCGCCGGTCGGGCACACCCTGCGCGGCAAGGACGTGCTGCAGCACGACAATCCGTACGACGTCGGGATGACCGGGCTGCTCGGGTACGGGGCCTGTTATCAGGCGCTGCACGAGGCGGATCTGGTGCTGTTGCTGGGGACGGATTTTCCGTACGACGACTTCCTGCCGCAGCGGAACACCGTGCAGATCGACATCGACCCGGCGCGGCTGGGCCGGCGTACCCCGCTGGTGCAGGGCGTGGCCGCGGACGTCGGCGAGGCGGCGCGGGCCGTGCTGCCGCTGCTGCGCGAGCGGACCGACCGGTCGTTCCTGGACGCGATGCTGCGCAAGACCGAACGCGATCTGCGGACCAGCGTGGACGCGTACCGTACGGCCCGCCACCAGCAGACCCCGATCCACCCGGAGTACCTGGCCGGCCTGGTCGACGAGCTGGCCGACCCGGACGCGGTGTTCACCGTGGACACCGGCATGTGCTGCACGTGGGCGGCCCGCTACCTGACCCCGAACGGGCGGCGGCGGATCCTCGGCTCGTTCGTGCACGGCTCGATGGCCAACGCGCTGCCGATGGCGATCGGCGCGCAGATCGCCGCACCGGGCCGGCAGGTGGTCACGTTCTCCGGCGACGGCGGGCTGGCCATGCTGCTCGGCGAGCTGCTCACGGTCAAGACGCACCGGCTGCCGGTCAAGATCGTGGTGTTCAACAACTCCAGTCTCGGCATGGTGCGCCTGGAGATGCTGGTGGCCGGCGACCCGCCGTTCGAGACCGATCACGACCCGGTCGACTACGCGGCGATCGCCGCGCCGATGGGTTTCCACACCCGGCGGGTGACCGACCCGGGCGACCTGCGGGCGGCGATCACCGAGATGCTCGCCCACGACGGGCCCGCGCTGCTCGACGTGGTCACCACCAAGGACGCCCTGGAGGTGCCGTCGCACGTGACCTTCGCCGAGGCGCGCGGCTTCGCGCTGGCCCTGGGCCGGACCGTGCTCTCCGGCGGGGTCGGTGACGTGCTGCGCCTGGCCGAGACCAACGTCCGCAACATTCCGCGCCCCTGA
- a CDS encoding alpha/beta fold hydrolase — protein sequence MPFITTADGTEIFYKDWGTGQPIIFSHGWPLSGDAWDVEMKLAADNGFRAIAHDRRGHGRSTPTWHGNDMDTYAADLDDLVRALDLRDIILVGHSTGGGEAVRFAARHGVGRVVKVATVGAVPPVMVKSDTNPDGTPIEVFDGIRAGVLADRSQFFQDLSGPFFGTNRPGSTISQGQRDQFWRLGMQAGFTSVYDCVKAFSETDFTEDLKALDVPIFIAQGDDDQIVPIADAALKSIDLVKNGTLKVYPGAPHGIAGPYQQELDLDLLEFWKS from the coding sequence ATGCCTTTCATCACCACCGCCGACGGCACCGAGATCTTCTACAAGGACTGGGGGACCGGGCAGCCGATCATCTTCAGTCACGGCTGGCCGCTGAGCGGCGACGCCTGGGACGTCGAGATGAAGCTCGCCGCCGACAACGGCTTCCGGGCCATCGCGCACGACCGGCGCGGCCACGGCCGGTCGACGCCGACCTGGCACGGCAACGACATGGACACCTACGCGGCCGACCTGGACGACCTGGTCCGCGCCCTGGACCTGCGGGACATCATCCTGGTCGGGCACTCGACCGGCGGCGGCGAGGCGGTCCGGTTCGCGGCCCGGCACGGCGTCGGCCGGGTCGTGAAGGTCGCCACGGTCGGCGCGGTCCCGCCGGTCATGGTCAAGTCGGACACCAACCCGGACGGCACGCCGATCGAGGTCTTCGACGGCATCCGGGCCGGCGTGCTCGCCGACCGGTCGCAGTTCTTCCAGGACCTGTCCGGGCCGTTCTTCGGCACCAACCGGCCCGGCTCGACCATCTCGCAGGGGCAGCGCGACCAGTTCTGGCGGCTCGGGATGCAGGCCGGGTTCACCTCGGTCTACGACTGCGTGAAGGCGTTCTCGGAGACCGACTTCACCGAGGACCTCAAGGCCCTCGACGTGCCGATCTTCATCGCGCAGGGGGACGACGACCAGATCGTGCCGATCGCCGACGCCGCGCTCAAGTCGATCGACCTGGTCAAGAACGGGACGCTCAAGGTCTACCCGGGAGCCCCGCACGGTATCGCCGGCCCGTACCAGCAAGAATTGGATCTTGATCTTCTGGAGTTCTGGAAGAGCTGA
- a CDS encoding alpha/beta fold hydrolase, with protein sequence MSTTPTLVLVHGAFADASSFAKLIPELLDSGVKVVAPAVPNRSLTGDAEYIASVVRQIDGPVLLVGHSYGGAVITVAGAEENVAGLVYLAGYALAEGESLGQLQGGFPDSDLAQALVYTKFPVPGAEDGTDVSVDIEKFPAVFAHDVDPALARVLAVAQRPLTGLAFGEPAPVAAWRTKPSWGVVASSDHTINPDVERFGYQRAGAKVTEIDSSHLVMLSHPKEVADIIREALATVAL encoded by the coding sequence ATGTCCACCACACCCACGCTCGTGCTCGTGCACGGCGCGTTCGCGGACGCGTCCAGTTTCGCGAAGCTGATTCCGGAGCTGCTGGACAGCGGCGTCAAGGTCGTCGCCCCGGCGGTGCCGAACCGCAGCCTGACCGGCGACGCGGAGTACATCGCCTCGGTGGTCCGGCAGATCGACGGGCCGGTGCTGCTGGTCGGGCACTCCTACGGCGGCGCGGTGATCACCGTGGCCGGCGCCGAGGAGAACGTCGCGGGCCTGGTCTACCTCGCCGGTTACGCGCTGGCCGAGGGCGAGAGCCTGGGGCAGTTGCAGGGCGGGTTCCCCGACTCCGACCTGGCGCAGGCGCTGGTCTACACGAAGTTCCCGGTGCCCGGCGCCGAGGACGGCACCGACGTGTCGGTGGACATCGAGAAGTTCCCGGCCGTCTTCGCCCACGACGTCGACCCGGCCCTGGCCCGGGTGCTGGCCGTCGCGCAGCGCCCGCTGACCGGCCTCGCGTTCGGTGAGCCGGCGCCGGTGGCGGCCTGGCGGACCAAGCCGTCCTGGGGTGTCGTCGCCAGCTCCGACCACACCATCAACCCGGACGTGGAGCGGTTCGGCTACCAGCGGGCCGGCGCGAAGGTCACCGAGATCGACTCGTCGCACCTGGTGATGCTGTCGCACCCGAAAGAGGTCGCGGACATCATCCGCGAGGCCCTCGCCACCGTCGCTCTCTGA